Sequence from the Temnothorax longispinosus isolate EJ_2023e chromosome 6, Tlon_JGU_v1, whole genome shotgun sequence genome:
CGCGTGATTGAGCCGTGTGCACACGATTCCACACTGCACTTGACTGTACCACGCACAGGCCACTGAGATCTGAAATCAGCAATCAGCGATCCGCGCGTATCTTTCTCGTCCTAGGAATCGCTCCCTTCCCTTCGCTCATACCAGCGATTTACGCACCACATGTCACACTGCGGCACGAAACGCAACCGAGGCACGGGAAAcggaaaatatgtaattatgtacatacatgcgGCAGAGAGGGAGAACCCACCAGAGCGGAATCCGCTACGAGCGGCGGTACTACATACGTTtgttacatacatacaacagtcgtatgtatgtacatacagtCACTGTATAAGGATATAGAAGTAGGGACAAAGCACCTTTGATCTTTTTCAGTTGGATCCGCCATGTCTTTGGGCTGCAAGTACCGTATCAATAGTATTAGCCTAGGTCTACAATGTGaatcgtaaagtcgtgagtcgtaagaattgaccaatcacaatcgaatttgaggagaataatcgactgtgattggtcaattcttacgactcacgactttacgactcgcattgtagacctagcataacTAGAGCTCTAAAAAAAGTAGGTATTCTTGTTCGCCATTTTTCTTCCAACCATATGTGAAAACATAACCTTTTTGTAAATGTCAATACGCATTTCGGTCTCGTATTTTCTGCTTCCAAAATGCCTGGCTGCGTTGCAATTAACTGCACTAATAGACATGAAAAAGGGTTTCGACTTTTTTCAATCCCAACAAATGTGGAGCGACGAAAAAAGTGGCTTCAAAATCTTGACCGTGAACAGTGGATACCATTTGTGTCTGTgaagtatgtacatacaattaaTGCTGTAAAAGCAGAGCATTATTTGTGCGTCattaaattgaaaagtaattgtttttcttattacaGGTACACTTTGAGGATTCACAGTTCGAAAGTAGACGTATCGACGGTGTTAGGAAGTTGGTCAAATGCGGTTCCTACtttatttcatgtttctaaTTCACCTCGCAGGATTGATTCACTTCCAAGGAAGTCTCCAtacaaagtaaataaattttcgaattttgtCAAATGTTCAGAATGTGGTAGTCGTAGATCTCGAGCTATACCGACTTTGGAATCGAGCTTGTGCTTTTCAtcaaactttctttttttctcttataattataaattcttgaATATATGCAACATATTTGATAGCATATCAATGGTTTTCAGAAGCTACGAAGTGAAGTTGCTGGCACGTGTGCACAAAAAGTAGCAGAAGTTCCAATTACTCCAGAAATGGTAATATTATTCGACACACTTGTGGTTCTTAAtagaaattgttaatttttattcaaaaaactgTAATATTGTCCAAAATGTTGTAGAACATGGATTATGCTGCCCCATCAAACCATGATGTTTCCAATGAAGTGGAAGTATCCAGTTATATGCCAAAAAGTTTACTGTCATCTGATAGTGAGCAGACTGCACAGGTGGTAGCCGGTTCGTCTTTGGAGAAAAAGAATGGACACTTGCGACCGATGATGCTTCAATCTGCACAGGTGGTAGTCGGTTCGTCTTTGGAGGAGGAGAATCAGGTGCTACGTTTGTacaattgaccaatcacagtctattattctccttgcggtcaaagaataatgaactgtgattggtcaatttcttacgactcttGCGACTGCGACTCATTGTAGATGGCCCTTTAAGGAACTAGAGACCCTAAATACTGGTACGGTAACAGGCTTTTGATTGGTCTGCTATTTCTCCTTAACTCCCGGCGAATTTTGAATCATggtaatttcaataattgcaaattttaacaatataattaaaaataaatgttctatactaaaaatattgttaatagtttaattataaatctttataatataattatttaaaatctaaagaaataattcaataaatctgtttattatattttgtatattatatatttacacattacTGTTGTTTAAACATTCTTTGTATTTGATGTtcttatattgaattatttataaaaaataataaaatgtatagaaaAGGTAGAATAAACGgacattttaaaagtattattataaaattatttatttaacgcaTGCATTGTCATACTTTTCATATCGTATCTACACTTCTTTAATGTggtatacttttttttattaaaaattcttaggGTTTGAGCAGAATAGctaacttataattttaagacaatGTTTTTTATGCAGTGTAGTTTTATGCTTTAAAACTTTGATTTTAGCAATGCACAATACTGTCTTGTATCTCAAGTCTTAAACGAGTGTACAAAAGTGTCAACATTGTAAGATTTGAGACACACAAGACAGTATGTATTGTGCGTTgctaaaaacaaagatttaaagcataaaacactggcttaaaattataagtcagCTATTCTGCTCAGGTCCTTCAtctaaatattacaaattgacttattatttttttatgtaactgACAATAAgtgacaatttaaaatatgattattggtcttaaggggatgctgtaGTGGCAGTAtaattaccgacattt
This genomic interval carries:
- the LOC139815233 gene encoding uncharacterized protein isoform X1 — protein: MPGCVAINCTNRHEKGFRLFSIPTNVERRKKWLQNLDREQWIPFVSVKYTLRIHSSKVDVSTVLGSWSNAVPTLFHVSNSPRRIDSLPRKSPYKKLRSEVAGTCAQKVAEVPITPEMNMDYAAPSNHDVSNEVEVSSYMPKSLLSSDSEQTAQVVAGSSLEKKNGHLRPMMLQSAQVVVGSSLEEENQVLRLYN
- the LOC139815233 gene encoding uncharacterized protein isoform X2 — protein: MRDNRDARKSEMQKKRYTLRIHSSKVDVSTVLGSWSNAVPTLFHVSNSPRRIDSLPRKSPYKKLRSEVAGTCAQKVAEVPITPEMNMDYAAPSNHDVSNEVEVSSYMPKSLLSSDSEQTAQVVAGSSLEKKNGHLRPMMLQSAQVVVGSSLEEENQVLRLYN